Proteins encoded in a region of the Pieris rapae chromosome 10, ilPieRapa1.1, whole genome shotgun sequence genome:
- the LOC111004473 gene encoding uncharacterized protein LOC111004473 isoform X3 yields the protein MNARALFIALSALLLASIGNAEKSKFYYMDSLCKDHFLQRQYRKLDGGVLWSRNERNLDCTVTFQTHSILQRFMLHFELLQLDCNDHLYVYDGAHATAPPKADLSCRNTKQQVGALFTRSNFVTLKYVTDNWGTDANGFKLVITSVKDPKHGCKEFRCKQREFCVSADLTCDGVDHCADGSDEDTAALCPENGGGGSSEAWMVVAGGVAALLVLLIAALLCCYCRRRAPNRRTHLHLDQMASSNGAGKAVPSSPGSTTRLPGNWAHPAGPRGYRAARPGRLRARAQR from the exons ATTATATGGACTCCCTCTGCAAGGACCACTTCCTGCAGCGGCAGTATCGGAAACTCGATGGTGGCGTGCTGTGGTCCCGCAACGAGAGGAACCTGGACTGCACTGTCACCTTCCAGACGCACAGCATCCTGCAGCGGTTTATGCTGCACTTTGAGCTGCTGCAGCTCGACTGCAATGATCACCTCTATGTCTACGATGGCGCTCACGCGACTGCACCTCCTAAG GCAGACCTGTCCTGTCGCAACACGAAGCAGCAGGTGGGCGCGCTGTTCACACGCAGCAACTTTGTCACCCTCAAGTACGTGACCGACAACTGGGGCACCGATGCCAACGGGTTCAAACTGGTTATCACCTCCGTCAAAGACCCTA AACACGGGTGCAAGGAGTTCCGGTGCAAGCAGCGGGAGTTCTGCGTAAGCGCAGACCTCACCTGTGACGGCGTCGACCATTGTGCAGACGGATCTGATGAAGACACCGCTGCATTATGCCCCg aGAACGGCGGTGGCGGTAGCAGCGAGGCGTGGATGGTGGTGGCTGGTGGCGTAGCAGCATTACTAGTGCTTTTAATAGCTGCCTTGCTATGCTGCTATTGCCGTCGAAGGGCGCCCAACCGCCGTACACACCTACATT TAGATCAAATGGCGAGCAGCAACGGCGCGGGAAAAGCCGTGCCGAGCTCGCCGGGCAGCACAACGCGACTGCCGGGAAACTGGGCGCACCCTGCGGGCCCGCGCGG GTACAGGGCGGCGCGCCCGGGCCGCCTGCGGGCGCGGGCGCAGCGCTGA
- the LOC110991328 gene encoding LOW QUALITY PROTEIN: caspase-like (The sequence of the model RefSeq protein was modified relative to this genomic sequence to represent the inferred CDS: inserted 1 base in 1 codon) codes for MDDTQVDASASESQETNSSVPVEIRTKPSFNPNDLYYDMSGIKYLYIFNHYTFKKTKYFNNTQPTTRFGTHKDVSRLTEVFDNLGFKVKVFNDKEHRQILDEITEITSKDHKEASCIFFAFLSHGDKGGIIYAADRPYQFKDVLALLENCHSSLLGKPKVLFVQACRGNRIDSGRRIELDSSGRASYIIPTHADFLVLYSTVEDHISYRNVYGSFLIQDLCDIIESYREFYDLLHMLTLVHNRVAFXPFYLCAIEVGTSQQKADAGDQIFPY; via the exons atggATGATACCCAAGTCGACGCAAGCGCCAGTGAAAGTCAGGAGACAAATTCAAG CGTTCCAGTTGAAATACGAACGAAACCGTCGTTTAATCCCAACGATCTCTACTATGATATGAGCGGAATCAAATACttgtacatttttaatcattatacgtttaaaaaaactaaatatttcaa TAACACACAGCCAACCACAAGATTTGGAACACATAAAGACGTTAGTAGACTAACAGAGGTATTTGATAACCTCGGATTCAAAGTTAAAGTATTCAACGACAAAGAGCACCGGCAAATCTTGGATGAAATCACAgaaa TAACGTCTAAAGATCACAAAGAGGCGTCGTGCATATTCTTCGCATTTCTATCACACGGTGACAAGGGTGGTATAATCTACGCCGCAGATCGTCCCTATCAATTCAAGGACGTTTTAGCTTTACTTGAAAATTGTCATTCTAGTTTGCTGGGAAAACCTAAAGTACTGTTCGTTCAG GCCTGCAGAGGAAATCGAATAGACAGCGGGAGGAGAATAGAGTTAGATAGTTCTGGGCGGGCTTCTTATATTATCCCTACACACGCAGACTTTCTCGTACTGTACTCAACTGTTGAAG ATCACATCTCATACCGAAATGTATACGGCTCATTCCTGATCCAAGACCTATGTGACATTATCGAGTCTTACCGCGAGTTCTATGACCTGCTGCACATGCTGACGTTGGTGCACAATAGGGTTGCTT AACCGTTCTACCTATGTGCCATCGAAGTTGGCACATCACAACAAAAAGCAGATGCCGGAGACCAAATATTCCCTTACTAA
- the LOC111004473 gene encoding uncharacterized protein LOC111004473 isoform X2, translated as MNARALFIALSALLLASIGNAEKSKFYYMDSLCKDHFLQRQYRKLDGGVLWSRNERNLDCTVTFQTHSILQRFMLHFELLQLDCNDHLYVYDGAHATAPPKADLSCRNTKQQVGALFTRSNFVTLKYVTDNWGTDANGFKLVITSVKDPIFLPEHGCKEFRCKQREFCVSADLTCDGVDHCADGSDEDTAALCPENGGGGSSEAWMVVAGGVAALLVLLIAALLCCYCRRRAPNRRTHLHLDQMASSNGAGKAVPSSPGSTTRLPGNWAHPAGPRGYRAARPGRLRARAQR; from the exons ATTATATGGACTCCCTCTGCAAGGACCACTTCCTGCAGCGGCAGTATCGGAAACTCGATGGTGGCGTGCTGTGGTCCCGCAACGAGAGGAACCTGGACTGCACTGTCACCTTCCAGACGCACAGCATCCTGCAGCGGTTTATGCTGCACTTTGAGCTGCTGCAGCTCGACTGCAATGATCACCTCTATGTCTACGATGGCGCTCACGCGACTGCACCTCCTAAG GCAGACCTGTCCTGTCGCAACACGAAGCAGCAGGTGGGCGCGCTGTTCACACGCAGCAACTTTGTCACCCTCAAGTACGTGACCGACAACTGGGGCACCGATGCCAACGGGTTCAAACTGGTTATCACCTCCGTCAAAGACCCTA TATTTCTTCCAGAACACGGGTGCAAGGAGTTCCGGTGCAAGCAGCGGGAGTTCTGCGTAAGCGCAGACCTCACCTGTGACGGCGTCGACCATTGTGCAGACGGATCTGATGAAGACACCGCTGCATTATGCCCCg aGAACGGCGGTGGCGGTAGCAGCGAGGCGTGGATGGTGGTGGCTGGTGGCGTAGCAGCATTACTAGTGCTTTTAATAGCTGCCTTGCTATGCTGCTATTGCCGTCGAAGGGCGCCCAACCGCCGTACACACCTACATT TAGATCAAATGGCGAGCAGCAACGGCGCGGGAAAAGCCGTGCCGAGCTCGCCGGGCAGCACAACGCGACTGCCGGGAAACTGGGCGCACCCTGCGGGCCCGCGCGG GTACAGGGCGGCGCGCCCGGGCCGCCTGCGGGCGCGGGCGCAGCGCTGA
- the LOC111004473 gene encoding uncharacterized protein LOC111004473 isoform X1 has protein sequence MNARALFIALSALLLASIGNAEKSKFYYMDSLCKDHFLQRQYRKLDGGVLWSRNERNLDCTVTFQTHSILQRFMLHFELLQLDCNDHLYVYDGAHATAPPKADLSCRNTKQQVGALFTRSNFVTLKYVTDNWGTDANGFKLVITSVKDPKHGCKEFRCKQREFCVSADLTCDGVDHCADGSDEDTAALCPENGGGGSSEAWMVVAGGVAALLVLLIAALLCCYCRRRAPNRRTHLHLDQMASSNGAGKAVPSSPGSTTRLPGNWAHPAGPRGAALQVQGGAPGPPAGAGAALSGAAPHKDEWFV, from the exons ATTATATGGACTCCCTCTGCAAGGACCACTTCCTGCAGCGGCAGTATCGGAAACTCGATGGTGGCGTGCTGTGGTCCCGCAACGAGAGGAACCTGGACTGCACTGTCACCTTCCAGACGCACAGCATCCTGCAGCGGTTTATGCTGCACTTTGAGCTGCTGCAGCTCGACTGCAATGATCACCTCTATGTCTACGATGGCGCTCACGCGACTGCACCTCCTAAG GCAGACCTGTCCTGTCGCAACACGAAGCAGCAGGTGGGCGCGCTGTTCACACGCAGCAACTTTGTCACCCTCAAGTACGTGACCGACAACTGGGGCACCGATGCCAACGGGTTCAAACTGGTTATCACCTCCGTCAAAGACCCTA AACACGGGTGCAAGGAGTTCCGGTGCAAGCAGCGGGAGTTCTGCGTAAGCGCAGACCTCACCTGTGACGGCGTCGACCATTGTGCAGACGGATCTGATGAAGACACCGCTGCATTATGCCCCg aGAACGGCGGTGGCGGTAGCAGCGAGGCGTGGATGGTGGTGGCTGGTGGCGTAGCAGCATTACTAGTGCTTTTAATAGCTGCCTTGCTATGCTGCTATTGCCGTCGAAGGGCGCCCAACCGCCGTACACACCTACATT TAGATCAAATGGCGAGCAGCAACGGCGCGGGAAAAGCCGTGCCGAGCTCGCCGGGCAGCACAACGCGACTGCCGGGAAACTGGGCGCACCCTGCGGGCCCGCGCGG GGCTGCATTGCAGGTACAGGGCGGCGCGCCCGGGCCGCCTGCGGGCGCGGGCGCAGCGCTGAGCGGCGCCGCCCCGCACAAGGACGAGTGGTTCGTCTGA